One Thermomicrobiales bacterium genomic region harbors:
- a CDS encoding ABC transporter ATP-binding protein — translation MTTDTINATRPMQSSATRPMLEIRDLETQFFTRKGVARVLDKLSFEIGRGEIVGLVGESGSGKSVTGFSIVNLIKAPGRIVSGEILFEGCDLTKLNEDQMREVRGKQIAMIFQNPRGSLNPVLSVGDQLCQVLKYRQGMKRDEAKARAIELLKLVHIPEPERRLKAYPHQLSGGMAQRVMIAMAISCGPELLIADEPTTGLDVTIEYQIIQLLKEMRDLTGTSVIVITHDLNMAAEVCDRIMVMYAGKVVEQAPVRDFFTRPSHPYTLGLLASRPSLRGDEEIPTIPGNVPDLIHRPKGCSFHPRCRWATAECSTVEPLAREISPGHTAACHHLEEVQRDIAAAH, via the coding sequence ATGACAACTGACACCATCAACGCCACCCGGCCGATGCAATCGTCTGCGACGCGCCCGATGCTCGAGATCCGCGATCTCGAGACGCAGTTCTTCACCCGCAAGGGTGTCGCGCGCGTGCTGGACAAGCTTTCGTTTGAAATTGGCCGCGGTGAGATCGTCGGTCTGGTTGGCGAAAGCGGTTCGGGCAAGAGCGTGACGGGCTTTTCGATCGTCAATTTGATCAAGGCACCCGGCAGGATCGTCTCTGGTGAGATCCTGTTCGAAGGTTGCGACCTGACCAAGCTGAACGAAGACCAGATGCGCGAGGTTCGTGGCAAGCAGATCGCTATGATCTTCCAGAATCCGCGCGGTTCTCTCAACCCTGTGCTCTCGGTTGGCGATCAGCTCTGCCAGGTGCTCAAGTATCGCCAGGGCATGAAACGCGATGAGGCAAAGGCGCGAGCGATCGAGCTCTTGAAGCTGGTCCACATTCCCGAGCCAGAGCGCCGTCTGAAGGCCTACCCACACCAGCTCTCCGGTGGAATGGCGCAACGCGTGATGATCGCAATGGCCATCTCCTGTGGCCCAGAACTACTCATTGCGGATGAGCCGACCACAGGGCTCGACGTCACCATCGAGTATCAGATCATTCAGCTCCTGAAGGAGATGCGTGACCTCACGGGAACCAGCGTCATCGTGATTACCCACGACCTGAACATGGCTGCCGAAGTTTGCGACCGCATCATGGTGATGTACGCGGGAAAGGTCGTCGAACAGGCGCCGGTGCGGGACTTCTTCACCCGGCCAAGCCATCCCTACACGCTCGGACTCCTCGCATCGCGCCCAAGTCTGCGCGGTGACGAAGAGATTCCGACCATTCCCGGCAACGTTCCCGATCTGATTCATCGTCCAAAGGGATGCTCGTTCCATCCTCGTTGCCGTTGGGCAACTGCCGAGTGCAGCACCGTGGAGCCGCTCGCACGTGAGATCTCTCCGGGGCATACCGCGGCGTGCCACCACCTGGAGGAGGTCCAGCGTGACATCGCTGCTGCGCATTGA
- a CDS encoding ATP-binding cassette domain-containing protein codes for MLERPTDGAIDFDGKNLTQLSFNEMTRARAALQMVFQDPYDSLNPRRTVGQTVLEPIKIHKVAAGQAAKDRVAELFERVGLRPEHMARYPHQLSGGQQQRVGIARHWPRTPN; via the coding sequence ATGCTGGAACGACCAACCGATGGCGCGATCGATTTCGACGGCAAGAACCTGACGCAACTGTCGTTCAATGAAATGACTCGTGCGCGTGCTGCCTTGCAAATGGTGTTTCAGGACCCCTACGACTCCTTGAATCCGCGCCGGACAGTGGGGCAAACCGTCCTCGAGCCGATCAAGATTCACAAGGTCGCCGCTGGCCAGGCAGCAAAAGATCGGGTCGCGGAGCTGTTCGAGCGCGTCGGTTTGCGTCCTGAACATATGGCCCGATATCCCCACCAGCTCTCTGGCGGTCAACAGCAACGCGTTGGCATTGCGCGGCACTGGCCACGAACCCCGAATTGA
- a CDS encoding ABC transporter permease: protein MTAPTANLPAAPTAHTTAALTPPLRERIGDFWFVLRRNPTAMLGLFMIGVVIFAAIFAPWIAPYPANKVDFAVVAQPPSRDHLFGTDQFGQDIFSRVLYGARIDLLIALSAVVISLIVGSVYGAVSGYVGGLTDEVAMRIMDILQGFPRFIFAMGIAYALGPGIETVVIATAVLNIPGYARLMRSSMLSAKTSQYAMAAKAIGANHRAILFKHLVPNCLIPIFVISTLQFGWAILEAAGLSFIGLGVETSRAEWGAMIQLGFQDFLQGHWWMYTFPGLAIAWTVLGFNLLGDGLQDVLDPRRR from the coding sequence ATGACTGCTCCGACTGCCAATCTCCCAGCCGCCCCGACCGCGCACACAACCGCTGCACTCACTCCGCCTTTGCGCGAGCGAATCGGCGACTTCTGGTTCGTTCTGCGGCGAAATCCAACTGCCATGCTCGGTCTTTTCATGATCGGCGTGGTGATATTCGCGGCCATATTCGCGCCCTGGATCGCGCCGTACCCCGCCAACAAGGTCGACTTCGCTGTCGTTGCGCAGCCCCCCAGCCGAGATCATCTCTTCGGAACGGACCAATTCGGGCAAGACATTTTCTCGCGTGTTCTCTACGGCGCGCGAATCGACCTGCTGATCGCGCTCTCTGCGGTCGTGATCTCACTGATCGTTGGAAGCGTCTATGGAGCAGTTTCGGGATATGTCGGCGGACTAACCGATGAAGTCGCGATGCGAATCATGGACATTCTGCAGGGGTTCCCACGCTTCATCTTCGCAATGGGCATCGCGTACGCGCTCGGCCCTGGAATCGAGACAGTCGTCATAGCCACTGCGGTGCTCAACATTCCTGGATATGCCCGACTAATGCGTTCCTCGATGCTGAGCGCCAAGACGAGCCAGTACGCCATGGCAGCGAAGGCAATTGGCGCAAATCACCGCGCGATTTTGTTCAAACACCTGGTGCCCAACTGCCTAATACCAATCTTCGTTATCTCGACACTTCAGTTTGGCTGGGCCATTCTCGAGGCTGCTGGCCTTTCGTTCATCGGACTTGGTGTCGAGACGTCACGGGCCGAATGGGGAGCTATGATCCAGCTCGGATTCCAGGATTTCCTGCAAGGGCATTGGTGGATGTACACCTTCCCTGGCCTGGCAATTGCCTGGACTGTGCTGGGCTTCAACTTGCTTGGTGATGGATTGCAAGATGTTCTCGATCCGAGGCGACGCTGA